From a region of the Mercurialis annua linkage group LG1-X, ddMerAnnu1.2, whole genome shotgun sequence genome:
- the LOC126666290 gene encoding cation/H(+) antiporter 27-like gives MPPRSYRMPVLCTAATLDNSMQFRQGKNPAEWPWQLVMLQISLVNTFKILFQIALKPFGQQTYIPQIMGGIAMGPSLLSRNDTVYKLFSSSAKGLQVIGVLRAMGFMFLLYLLSMRIDISIMKKCGKLAVVIGITSLLVPLLFATLFSYFLREFYQHNSQLFTTLPAVAALVSTTSFHVILVVLTDLKLLNSELGRLALASSMISGISSWGFLEVLFDIQEHLERGSKEGLVLAQLSKIAVIVIIVFIFRPIMQGMVRRTPDGKPLKESYVCGICLMILICAFCSEITGQHFYFAPVIMGMATPDGPPIVSSLMEKLDCFVEAVLVPCYVIDAGRRSDISVVGKNEFGAIQLIMFVASFSKFASIIIPAYCFKMPFSDAVSLGFIMNCKGLFDVQLYSRANRLGLITDQNFTILVFSTALHAGLFSWLAKLFYDPSRRYVAYTKRTVQYSNESSSELRILACIHQQDNVPSIIGILEDSHPTKQDPVEVCVMSLKNSPPGTVPLLIPHQTDIFPNPSFNKQSEINHIINAFSQIQNRNAGLFMNQFFTSYAPYPTLHDAVCSMALAKTSTLVLLPFLHSDDPSIRIVNKNILQQAPCSVGILFDSGKVKRSILPSKAMRSACIIFLGGPDDRETLAYGARMATHPYVKLTLIRLVSMQENSDADLIERRRDLNMINEFKHRTAGCRNCVGFEEHMISQGFETAKLLRAVCMNFDLMVVGRRHDTNSSLLSGLTEWKELEELGVVGDMLASKDFQCTALVLVIQQQASVVLEMIESPRNISKSVSDISSSKFVSSRWG, from the exons AATGATACTGTCTACAAACTATTTAGTAGTTCAGCAAAGGGTCTTCAAGTAATTGGCGTACTTAGAGCAATGGGTTTTATGTTCCTTCTGTATCTTCTTAGTATGCGAATAGATATAAGCATCATGAAGAAATGCGGAAAACTTGCGGTTGTTATCGGCATTACATCACTCCTTGTGCCTCTACTCTTTGCCACATTGTTTTCTTACTTTCTTAGAGAATTCTACCAACACAACAGTCAACTTTTCACTACTCTTCCAGCCGTAGCAGCTCTTGTATCGACTACTTCCTTTCACGTCATCTTAGTAGTACTCACGGATCTCAAGCTCCTCAATTCGGAACTAGGCCGCCTTGCTCTAGCTTCATCGATGATCAGCGGAATAAGTAGTTGGGGATTTCTAGAAGTTTTATTTGATATTCAAGAACATCTAGAAAGGGGTTCGAAAGAGGGTCTGGTATTAGCTCAATTAAGCAAAATCGCCGTAATTGTAATAATAGTTTTCATTTTTCGCCCAATAATGCAAGGGATGGTGAGACGAACTCCGGATGGGAAACCGCTCAAAGAGTCATATGTGTGCGGAATTTGTTTGATGATTCTTATATGTGCTTTCTGTAGTGAGATTACGGGGCAGCATTTCTACTTTGCGCCTGTAATAATGGGGATGGCTACGCCCGACGGTCCGCCGATAGTTTCGAGCCTGATGGAGAAGCTTGATTGCTTTGTGGAGGCGGTGCTAGTCCCGTGCTATGTGATTGATGCTGGCAGAAGATCTGATATATCAGTTGTAGGAAAGAATGAGTTTGGTGCTATTCAGTTGATAATGTTTGTAGCCAGCTTTTCCAAATTTGCCTCTATCATTATTCCTGCTTATTGCTTCAAGATGCCATTTTCTGATGCTGTCTCACTTGGCTTCATCATGAATTGCAAAGGATTGTTTGATGTTCAACTCTACTCTCGTGCAAATAGACTTGGT TTAATCACAGATCAGAACTTTACAATCCTGGTTTTCTCAACGGCTCTACACGCAGGACTTTTCTCTTGGTTAGCAAAACTTTTCTATGATCCTTCAAGAAGATATGTTGCCTACACTAAGCGCACGGTGCAGTACAGTAACGAATCTAGTTCCGAACTACGAATCCTTGCCTGCATCCATCAACAGGACAATGTCCCTTCCATTATTGGCATTCTTGAAGATTCTCATCCCACCAAACAAGACCCGGTTGAGGTTTGTGTTATGAGCCTAAAAAATTCTCCTCCCGGCACTGTCCCGCTTCTCATTCCACACCAAACCGACATCTTTCCAAATCCATCCTTTAACAAACAAAGCGAGATCAATCACATAATCAATGCattttctcaaattcaaaaCAGAAATGCTGGCCTCTTTATGAACCAATTCTTCACTTCATACGCTCCATATCCGACTCTGCACGATGCCGTTTGTTCCATGGCACTAGCGAAAACTTCAACCTTGGTACTTCTCCCTTTTCTACATTCTGACGATCCTTCCATCAGAATTGTCAACAAAAACATACTCCAACAAGCTCCGTGCTCCGTTGGCATACTCTTCGACAGTGGGAAAGTAAAAAGATCTATTCTTCCAAGTAAAGCCATGAGAAGTGCCTGCATAATTTTCCTCGGGGGACCTGACGACCGCGAAACACTGGCATACGGTGCAAGAATGGCAACGCATCCTTACGTGAAGCTAACATTGATTAGACTAGTCTCGATGCAAGAGAACAGTGATGCGGATCTGATAGAGAGACGACGAGATTTAAACATGATTAACGAGTTCAAGCACCGAACAGCGGGTTGCAGGAACTGCGTTGGATTCGAAGAGCATATGATATCCCAAGGTTTTGAAACAGCAAAGCTGTTAAGAGCGGTATGCATGAATTTTGACCTAATGGTGGTCGGAAGAAGACACGATACTAATTCTTCGCTACTATCGGGACTAACGGAATGGAAAGAGTTAGAAGAGTTAGGTGTAGTTGGAGATATGTTGGCATCTAAAGATTTTCAATGCACTGCACTTGTGCTTGTGATTCAACAGCAAGCTTCAGTTGTGCTAGAAATGATTGAAAGCCCTAGAAACATATCCAAGAGTGTAAGTGATATTTCTAGTTCAAAATTTGTTTCAAGTAGATGGGGTTAA
- the LOC126665760 gene encoding patellin-6, with product MEEASSPLPHHLLPQPSPKPYKKNLVTTLMEAASLRTPSFKEDTYFITHLKSSEKKALQELKHKLSSAYADSESPDNGCSMWGIPLLGGAEKADVILLKFLRARDFRVQDSFNMLEKCLSWRKDFKTDTICDEDLGFKELEGLVAYMHGYDKEGHPVCYNAYGVFRDKEMYERIFGDDEKLQKFLKWRVQVLEKGINLLHFKPGGVNSIIQVTDLKDMPKRELRVASNQILSLFQDNYPEMVARKIFINVPWYFSVLYSMFSPFLTQRTKSKFVISKEGNVAETLYKFIRPEDIPVQYGGLSRLNDLQNGPPKPASEFTVKGGEKVNIQIEGIEGGATITWDIVVGGWELEYSAEFVPNAEGSYTIAVEKPRKVASSEEAIHNSYTSKESGKMVLSVDNTASRRKKVAAYRYFVRKSTAV from the exons ATGGAAGAAGCTTCATCACCACTCCCCCACCACCTTCTCCCACAGCCTTCCCCAAAACCCTACAAAAAAAACTTAGTCACAACACTAATGGAAGCAGCTTCACTCCGCACTCCTTCCTTCAAAGAAGACACTTATTTCATCACCCACCTCAAATCCTCCGAGAAAAAAGCTCTCCAAGAACTCAAACACAAGCTTTCCTCCGCCTACGCCGACTCCGAATCGCCGGATAACGGTTGCTCCATGTGGGGAATCCCTCTCCTGGGCGGCGCTGAGAAAGCCGACGTGATCCTCCTCAAGTTCTTACGAGCTAGAGATTTTAGGGTTCAAGATTCTTTCAACATGCTCGAGAAGTGCTTGTCGTGGAGAAAAGATTTTAAGACGGATACTATTTGCGACGAGGATTTAGGGTTTAAAGAACTCGAAGGGCTCGTTGCGTACATGCATGGCTACGATAAGGAAGGGCACCCGGTTTGTTACAATGCTTACGGAGTTTTCAGAGATAAGGAAATGTATGAGAGGATTTTTGGAGACGATGAGAAGCTGCAAAAGTTTTTGAAATGGAGAGTTCAAGTTCTTGAAAAAGGGATTAATTTGTTGCATTTTAAACCGGGTGGTGTTAACTCTATTATTCAAGTTACCGATCTTAAAGATATGCCTAAGAGAGAGCTTAGAGTTGCTTCTAATCAGATTTTGTCTCTGTTTCAAGATAATTACCCTGAAATGGTTGCTCGTAAG ATTTTTATCAATGTGCCATGGTACTTCAGTGTGTTGTATTCAATGTTTAGCCCATTTCTTACTCAAAGAACTAAGAGCAAATTTGTGATCTCCAAGGAAGGAAATGTTGCAGAAACACTTTACAA ATTTATAAGGCCGGAAGATATTCCAGTGCAATATGGAGGATTAAGTAGGCTAAACGATTTGCAGAATGGCCCACCTAAACCAGCTTCTGAGTTTACTGTAAAAGGAGGGGAGAAAGTGAACATTCAGATTGAAGGAATTGAG GGTGGTGCAACAATTACTTGGGATATAGTGGTAGGAGGATGGGAATTGGAGTATAGTGCAGAGTTTGTACCAAATGCTGAAGGAAGCTACACAATTGCAGTGGAGAAGCCAAGAAAAGTAGCTTCATCAGAAGAAGCGATACATAACTCTTACACATCGAAAGAATCCGGAAAAATGGTTTTATCCGTCGACAATACGGCCTCTCGGAGAAAAAAGGTTGCTGCTTATCGATACTTTGTCCGCAAATCTACTGCTGTTTAG